In Palaemon carinicauda isolate YSFRI2023 chromosome 14, ASM3689809v2, whole genome shotgun sequence, the following proteins share a genomic window:
- the LOC137652713 gene encoding uncharacterized protein has protein sequence MTPQDKTLRTRYNHRAIDGNNISSKCRKYINNIASECSALGHHPYKKRHDTIAETLHCSLCRKYEIQCSNKWYGHQSQALVENDKLLWNYIIRTDRVIQAHRPDVTLVDETRKKVSLINVAVLWDSKVEDKRRIKIEKCHDLQN, from the coding sequence atgacaccacaAGATAAGACCTTAAGAACAAGATATAATCACCGAGcaatagacggaaataacatctcgtcaaagtgcaggaaataTATTAACAACAtcgccagtgaatgttcagcacttggTCACCATCCATACAAGAAACGCCATGATACAATAGCTGAAACTCTCCATTGCAgtctctgtagaaaatatgaaatacaatgcagcaacaaaTGGTACGGACATCAATCTCAAGCTCTGGTAGAAAATGATAAACTACTCTGGAACTACATtataaggacggacagggtgatacaagcacatcgacctgACGTCACTCTGGTCGACGAGACTAGAAAAAAGGTATCACTCATAAATGTTGCAGTACTTTGGGACTCAAAAGTGGAAGATAAGAggagaataaaaatagaaaagtgcCATGACTTGCAAAATTAA